CAGCGCGACGGCTTCGATCACGATGGCGCGGTCCAGTTCCCCGCGCAGCGGATGCGGCGTGCCGCCAAGCGTGGACAAAAGCTGCCGGAGCCGCGCATGGTCTTCGGTGGAAAGGTAGATGGGTTTCAGTGCGGGTGTGCTCATGGTATTTATTGGATGAGGTTCGGTTGTTGTAGGTTGTGAACAGGCCGCGTTCGTGCGGAATGCGGCGAGGTCGTGAGGAAAAACGTCGGTGGATTCTCGGAGTGAATTCGCGCGGCGGTGCTGGCGAAACCGGGGTGGTGGAAAAGCAGCGGAGCGGCGGACGGCGCGCAGGCCCTCGTGCGACCGTTCCGGCAATCCCGCTCCCGCGAGTCAGCCGCGACCGGTCAGTCGGTGCTGACGGACGCAACCGGGCGGACCCCGCGTCGTGCGGCGTCCTGTTGTGCGTTAAATTGAATCCGGTTGTTCATCTCGGGCGAGGGGAATTCGTTTACCACACTCACTACGATGATTTTGTCAAGGCGCGAGGGAAGCGCGCGCAACCAAGGATGAAGTCCGAACGGGGCGCCGCTCGGCGGAAACAATCCGGCACCAGGCAGGGCACGGCTTTATGGACACTTATCCCTTCGCGTGTTTTCGCGCCGTTTGCGGTTTGAAAAATGGTTTCCCCGGGTTCGATGATTCTCCGGTCAACCATTGACCCGACCCGATGTTGAAGAGGCGCCGCGCATGATTGAACGTTTGCCGTCACGCTTTCCCCATGAGATTTCCCCGGTTGGTCTGTTTCCTTTTTCCCCTCGCGGCCACGCTGGCTCACGGCGCATCGACGGAATCGCCGGCGGCGCAGCCCGGCATCGTGTTAAGCGAGCCGATTTTCACCGGCATCCCTTACCCGCAATCCAAGCCCGGGAAGCCCGGCGGCCCCGTCCAAGCCCAGTCTCACTCCTCGACCATCGTCGAAACCAAGTCGGGCCTCGTCGCCGCGTGGTTCGGCGGCACCAAGGAGGGCAACCCCGACGTGGGCATCTGGTTGTCGCGACAGGCCGGCGGCAAATGGACGCCGCCGGTCGAGGTGGCCAATGGCGCGGAAACCGAGGACCCCCGCGTGAACTGCCTCAACCCCGTCCTGTTTCAGGTGCCGGACGGGCCGCTGCTGCTTTTTTACCGGACGGGGAAATGGTGGCCTTACGTGAAGCGTTCGACGGACGACGGCGTGACGTGGTCGAAGCCGGAGCGGTTATACAACGGCAATTTTGGCCCCATCAAAAACAAGCCCGTCCTGCTTCCCGACGGCTCCATTCTCAGCCCGGCCAGCACCGAGTTTTCCGGCTGGCCCGCGCCCGGCGCCACCGGCTGGGACAGTCGCATGTGGCGCGTCCAGTTCGAGCGCCTGGTCCTCACCGGCAACCGTGCGGCCATCAAGGCCACCCAGTGGCAGGTCATCGGCCCGGTCAACGACGGCGCGATCGACGCCATCCAGCCGAGCATCCTCCTTCACCCCGGCAACCGCCTCCAGGCGCTCGGCCGCACCGCGCAGGGCGGGATTTTCCAAATCTGGTCCGACGACGGAGGCCGCACTTGGGGCGAAATGACCCTGACCGGTTTGCCCAACCCCAATTCCGGCACCGACGCCGTCACCTTGAAGGACGGACGCCACCTGCTCGTCTATAACCACACCGGCCAGCGGCCCGAGGGCAAAAACGGCCCCCGCTCCCCGCTCAACGTCGCCGTCTCCGCCGACGGCAAAAACTGGAAGGGCGCGCTGGTGCTGGAGAACCAGCCCGGCGAGTTTTCCTACCCGGCGGTCATCCAGACCGCCGACGGCCTCGTCCACATCACCTACACCTACCGCCGCCAGCACATCCGGCACGTGGTCGTGGACCCGGCGAAACTGGTCTTGCGGGACATGGGCGACGGCAAATGGCCGGAGCAATAGCCGGACTCCTCCCGTTCGTTTCTGATTTTTGCCTCCGAACCCCATGAGCGCACGGACGACACTTGCCCGCTGGTTTTCAATTCTTCCGGTTTTGGTCTTTGCCGCCATGCCGGCGGCGGACGCCCGTGCCGAACTTCGACTGCCTGCGATTTTTTCGGACCACGCGGTCTTGCAACGATCGGAAAACGTCCCGGTCTGGGGCTGGGCCGCCGCCGGCCAGCCGGTCACCGTCACGCTTGGCCCGGCGCGCGCCGCCGGTGGTGCGCGAAACCGTGCCTCCCTCGGCCATCTACAACGGGATGATTCACCCGAACCGGTCCTTCGCCTTGCGCGGCGTGGTCTGGTATCAGGGCGAGTCAAACACGCCGCGCGCCGTGCACTATCACACTGTATTCAATGGATTGATACGCGACTGGCGCGAGCAGTGGGGGGTGGGCGACCTGCCTTTTTATTTCTGTCAGCTCGCCTCGCATCACGCGAAGTCTGCCGACGCCGGCGCCCCGAGC
This genomic stretch from Termitidicoccus mucosus harbors:
- a CDS encoding sialidase family protein, whose amino-acid sequence is MRFPRLVCFLFPLAATLAHGASTESPAAQPGIVLSEPIFTGIPYPQSKPGKPGGPVQAQSHSSTIVETKSGLVAAWFGGTKEGNPDVGIWLSRQAGGKWTPPVEVANGAETEDPRVNCLNPVLFQVPDGPLLLFYRTGKWWPYVKRSTDDGVTWSKPERLYNGNFGPIKNKPVLLPDGSILSPASTEFSGWPAPGATGWDSRMWRVQFERLVLTGNRAAIKATQWQVIGPVNDGAIDAIQPSILLHPGNRLQALGRTAQGGIFQIWSDDGGRTWGEMTLTGLPNPNSGTDAVTLKDGRHLLVYNHTGQRPEGKNGPRSPLNVAVSADGKNWKGALVLENQPGEFSYPAVIQTADGLVHITYTYRRQHIRHVVVDPAKLVLRDMGDGKWPEQ